GCTATCTGCTGCGAAGTCATCCTAGCTGCCAGCGCCTCTCGGCGTTTAAAGGCTGACATGCGTGATAGCGAGTCCTTCCCGTTGGAACCGAATGTTGCCACCGCCACGTTGTACCACATGTGCGCCTTCACGTAATCCTGCGGCACTCCGTGCCCATTCTCGTACAGCCGCCCCAGGTTGAATTGAGCCATAGCATTTTTCTGCTCTGCAGCCTTATGGAACCATTTCGCCGCTTTGACATAGTTTTGCGGTGGTCCGTCGCTACCGTCGCGATAGGCGATTCCAAGTGAAAGTTGTGCCTCTGCATCTCCCTGTTCGGCCCTGCATCGCGTTCTCTCCAACCATTTCGCTTCAAACTCCACCCGTGAGTGCTTATACAGAGCACGAGTCTGAGGATCCCCCTGAACATAGAGTTCAATGACATCCTCCCCGCAGTCTTGAGACGCACCTTGCGCCTGGGATAGAACAACCCAACTGGTTAGTAGGAAAACTGCGATGGTGGGAACGGCAAGTTTTCTCAACTCCTTCTCCTCATGCATAACGACCCGGCTCACGCGCCGGCGTAGCCGGTCGCGTGGAACCGGTTGTTATGTGTCTATTCATGGCTGTGCTTCATGGCTTTTACAAAATATCCTTTCCATCTACTTGGCCTGCTTTTTTCTGGTAACTCAAAAAGTGCGTAGCCCTTTTTCACGTGGCCCTTTGAAAAATATTTCAAGGGTTTGGCTTTTCCACTGCTTATTAAACTAGCCACTTCTTTCTCAGGCAACTTAAAAGCCAAGCCTACAGGAGACCATGACGCACAAATGACTTTATTCACGTAAAGAGCGGCCCCTGTAAAGAGATGTTTTACCTCAATCCGATAATCGACTTCTTTCTCAATATCCAGCCGCAAGACTAGCTCGGACAACTTTTCCAGATATTCCTTCGCCATTTATCTATGACACATAACGCTTAAGTTAAGCGGCGGCGGCTTTTTGCCGTCCGCTTGAACGATTTGTTAGCCATTTAAAAAGTCATATTTAGTGTCAATATCGTGGTCATTTACTATTTGGTCAATTATTTCGT
The window above is part of the Nitrospiria bacterium genome. Proteins encoded here:
- a CDS encoding tetratricopeptide repeat protein, whose amino-acid sequence is MRKLAVPTIAVFLLTSWVVLSQAQGASQDCGEDVIELYVQGDPQTRALYKHSRVEFEAKWLERTRCRAEQGDAEAQLSLGIAYRDGSDGPPQNYVKAAKWFHKAAEQKNAMAQFNLGRLYENGHGVPQDYVKAHMWYNVAVATFGSNGKDSLSRMSAFKRREALAARMTSQQIAEAHELAREWWEKANK